A genomic window from Micromonospora violae includes:
- a CDS encoding AAA family ATPase yields the protein MSAPDLDTHLDTQLDTDLDADLAAERAHLTTSRAALGRMRARAESLFATGDQVAGDAYAAETLGRTLARRVAELADDPTTPLFFGRLDFGGATPNGTADNRTTDSRTTHSSTTDNGTTDNGTTHSSTAGSGTTDNGTTYSATTDSGTTTNGRPMGAPTAPDTGGDHYGRRYHVGRRHVTDERGEPLVLDWRAPVSRSFYRASVRDPQGVAVRRRFGFSNGVLTSFEDERLDRGEELGTASRILTAEIERPRVGPMRDIVATIQPEQDELVRADLADSICVQGAPGTGKTAVGLHRAAYLLYLHRERLRRAGVLIVGPNRAFLSYIAAVLPALGEVEVEQATVEELISRVPVRAVETPAVAALKHDVRMASVLRRAVQAQISTPTDSITVSDGSFRWRIGVEPLHRIVEETRREGLPYGTGRERVQARVVGLLQRQAEARRAESPSDAWLRRMGRCRPVLDFLDAVWPALTPEGLVHGLLSDPARLAAAADGLFSDEEQAQLVWAKPARTPKATRWTAADAVLIDEATGLLERLSGFGHVVVDEAQDLSPMQCRAIARRSEHGSVTLLGDLAQGTAPWAATDWRESLAHLGKPDAVVVPLTIGFRVPAAVVAFANLLLPALAVDVPAAESLRHDGGLDVRTVTDLTSAAVAEVRAALAHDGSVGVIAADDAVDGLRAALAEAGVETATADDVAAAERVTVVPATLVKGLEYDHVVVVEPAAIVAAEPRGLHRLYVVLTRAVSRLTVLHAAPLPAPLVGGSAG from the coding sequence ATGTCCGCACCTGACCTCGACACCCACCTCGACACCCAGCTCGACACCGATCTCGACGCGGACCTGGCCGCCGAACGCGCACACCTCACCACCTCTCGTGCGGCGTTGGGTCGGATGCGGGCGAGGGCCGAGTCTCTCTTCGCCACCGGTGACCAGGTGGCCGGCGACGCGTACGCGGCCGAGACGCTTGGCCGCACCCTGGCCCGCCGGGTCGCCGAGTTGGCCGACGACCCGACCACACCGCTCTTCTTCGGCCGTCTCGACTTCGGCGGAGCCACGCCCAACGGCACCGCCGACAACCGCACCACCGACAGCCGCACCACCCACAGCAGCACCACCGACAACGGCACCACCGACAACGGCACCACCCACAGCAGCACCGCCGGCAGCGGCACCACCGACAACGGCACCACTTACAGCGCCACCACCGACAGCGGCACCACGACCAACGGCAGGCCCATGGGCGCCCCGACCGCCCCCGACACCGGTGGCGATCATTACGGGCGGCGGTATCACGTGGGGCGGCGGCACGTCACCGACGAGCGTGGCGAGCCGTTGGTGCTGGACTGGCGGGCACCGGTCTCCCGTTCGTTCTACCGGGCCAGCGTGCGGGATCCGCAGGGAGTGGCGGTCCGGCGGCGGTTCGGGTTCAGCAACGGTGTGCTGACCAGCTTCGAGGATGAGCGGCTGGATCGGGGCGAAGAGCTGGGTACGGCCAGTCGGATCCTCACCGCCGAGATCGAGCGTCCGCGTGTCGGGCCGATGCGGGACATCGTCGCCACGATCCAGCCAGAGCAGGACGAGCTGGTCCGGGCCGATCTCGCCGACTCGATCTGTGTGCAGGGCGCGCCCGGCACCGGGAAGACGGCGGTGGGCCTGCACCGGGCCGCGTACCTGCTGTACCTGCACCGGGAACGGTTGCGACGGGCGGGTGTGCTGATCGTCGGGCCGAACCGGGCGTTCCTGTCGTACATCGCGGCGGTGTTGCCGGCGCTCGGTGAGGTCGAGGTCGAACAGGCCACGGTGGAGGAACTGATCTCTCGGGTGCCGGTCCGGGCCGTGGAGACGCCGGCGGTGGCCGCGCTCAAACACGACGTACGGATGGCGAGCGTGCTGCGCCGCGCGGTGCAGGCACAGATCAGCACCCCGACCGACTCGATCACCGTGTCGGACGGCTCGTTCCGCTGGCGGATCGGGGTGGAGCCGTTGCACCGGATCGTCGAGGAGACCCGCCGGGAGGGGTTGCCGTACGGCACGGGCCGGGAACGCGTCCAGGCGCGGGTGGTGGGCCTGCTGCAACGGCAGGCCGAGGCGCGGCGGGCGGAGTCGCCCAGTGATGCCTGGTTACGGCGGATGGGCCGCTGTCGGCCGGTGCTCGACTTCCTGGACGCGGTCTGGCCGGCGCTCACCCCGGAAGGGCTGGTGCACGGCCTGCTCTCCGACCCGGCCCGACTCGCCGCTGCGGCGGACGGCCTGTTCAGCGACGAGGAGCAGGCGCAGCTGGTCTGGGCCAAGCCGGCCCGTACCCCGAAGGCGACCCGGTGGACCGCCGCCGACGCGGTGCTGATCGACGAGGCGACCGGGTTGCTGGAGCGGCTCTCCGGGTTCGGGCACGTGGTGGTGGACGAGGCGCAGGATCTGTCCCCTATGCAGTGTCGGGCCATCGCTCGGCGCAGCGAGCACGGCTCGGTCACGCTCCTGGGTGACCTCGCCCAGGGCACCGCGCCGTGGGCGGCTACGGACTGGCGGGAGTCCCTCGCCCATCTCGGCAAGCCGGACGCGGTGGTGGTTCCGTTGACTATCGGTTTCCGGGTGCCCGCCGCTGTTGTCGCGTTCGCGAACCTGCTGCTCCCGGCGCTCGCGGTGGACGTACCGGCGGCCGAGTCGCTGCGCCACGACGGCGGCCTGGACGTGCGTACCGTGACCGACCTGACCTCGGCGGCGGTGGCCGAGGTGCGGGCGGCGCTCGCGCACGACGGCTCGGTCGGTGTGATCGCCGCGGACGACGCGGTGGACGGCCTGCGTGCGGCACTGGCCGAGGCCGGTGTGGAGACCGCGACCGCCGACGACGTGGCGGCCGCGGAGCGGGTCACCGTGGTGCCGGCGACGCTGGTGAAGGGCCTTGAGTACGACCATGTGGTGGTGGTCGAGCCGGCCGCGATCGTCGCGGCCGAGCCGCGCGGGCTGCACCGGCTGTACGTGGTGCTCACGCGGGCGGTGTCCCGGCTGACGGTGCTGCACGCCGCGCCGCTGCCTGCCCCGCTCGTTGGTGGGTCGGCCGGCTGA
- a CDS encoding HNH endonuclease signature motif containing protein codes for MLRALAQVGGAVDDCAETALWALSDDELLASLDATQMMAQRLATVQLGLVREVDGRGLAVAQGASSTAVWLRERLRLSSRTARQLVQLAATIDAAPPPVPDALLSGAITVEQGRVVAETIAALPMEAGPEVADKATQLLVTWADRFDPISLSRLGERVLTHVAPELTEQAELKALERATERAEARRHVTLSEQQNGQVRLSGNLDTETASLLREAIDPLCTPAGEHDDRSPGQRRADALGEICRLALRTGQLPDNGGDRPQLVVTASLDELVNGLRAGTLESGTRLTPGAVRRLACDAGVLPAVLGGNSQVLDVGRQRRLFTGPLRRALVLRDGGCAFPGCDRPPRWCDGHHIRHWADGGVTALGNAVLLCGYHHRFIHRGDWTVRIAADDRPDFLPPSWLDPLRTPRRNLYHRRC; via the coding sequence ATGTTGAGGGCGTTGGCACAGGTGGGTGGCGCGGTTGACGACTGCGCCGAGACCGCACTCTGGGCGCTCTCCGATGACGAACTGCTCGCCTCCCTCGACGCGACTCAGATGATGGCGCAGCGGTTGGCCACCGTTCAGCTCGGCCTGGTCCGCGAGGTGGACGGTCGCGGGTTGGCGGTCGCCCAGGGTGCCTCGTCCACCGCGGTCTGGCTGCGGGAACGACTCCGGCTCTCCAGCCGCACTGCGCGCCAACTGGTCCAGCTCGCCGCCACCATCGATGCCGCCCCGCCACCGGTCCCCGACGCCCTGCTCAGCGGTGCCATCACCGTCGAGCAGGGTCGGGTGGTGGCCGAGACGATCGCCGCCCTGCCAATGGAAGCCGGCCCGGAAGTGGCGGACAAGGCGACCCAACTGCTGGTCACCTGGGCCGACCGTTTCGATCCGATCAGCCTGAGCCGGCTCGGCGAGCGGGTCCTCACGCACGTCGCCCCGGAACTGACCGAGCAGGCTGAGTTGAAGGCTCTGGAGCGGGCCACCGAGCGGGCCGAGGCCCGTCGGCACGTCACGCTCTCCGAGCAGCAGAACGGACAGGTACGCCTCAGCGGCAACCTCGACACCGAAACCGCGAGCCTGCTGCGCGAGGCGATCGACCCGCTCTGCACCCCCGCCGGTGAGCACGATGACCGCAGTCCTGGTCAGCGCCGCGCCGACGCGCTGGGCGAAATCTGCCGACTGGCGCTCCGCACCGGCCAACTGCCCGACAACGGCGGCGACCGTCCTCAACTGGTGGTGACCGCGTCCCTCGACGAACTGGTCAATGGCTTACGCGCCGGAACACTGGAAAGCGGCACGCGTCTCACGCCTGGCGCGGTCCGCCGCCTTGCCTGCGATGCGGGCGTGCTGCCCGCCGTGCTCGGCGGCAACAGTCAGGTCCTGGACGTCGGACGCCAACGCCGGCTCTTCACCGGCCCGTTGCGGCGCGCACTGGTCCTGCGCGACGGCGGCTGCGCCTTTCCTGGCTGTGATCGACCGCCGAGATGGTGCGACGGTCACCACATCCGACACTGGGCCGACGGTGGGGTGACGGCGCTGGGCAATGCCGTATTGCTCTGCGGCTACCACCACCGGTTCATCCATCGCGGCGACTGGACGGTCCGGATCGCGGCGGACGACCGACCGGACTTCCTCCCACCCAGCTGGCTCGACCCGCTGCGCACCCCTCGTCGCAACCTCTACCACCGGCGCTGCTGA
- a CDS encoding menaquinone biosynthetic enzyme MqnA/MqnD family protein — MAERIARPRVGHIQFLNCLPIYWGLMRSGALLDVDLQKDSPDRLSAALVAGDLDIGPITLLEYLKHADELLLLPDLAVGSDGPVLSVNMVSTRPLAELDGARVALGSTSRTGVMTAQLLLAEEYGVRPEYFRCPPDLTQMLLEADAAVLIGDVALRAYYEAPQKGLTVTDLGQAWREWTGLPMVFAVWAVRRDFAAAHPGLVKEVHEAFLRSRDLCLAELDQVAEAAARWEAFDAQTLATYFRTLDFSLGDRQVAGLREWARRAAGIGAAPALPDGGPEFFAG, encoded by the coding sequence ATGGCTGAGCGCATCGCACGCCCGCGGGTCGGGCACATCCAGTTCCTGAACTGCCTGCCGATCTACTGGGGTCTGATGCGCTCCGGTGCCCTGCTCGACGTCGATTTGCAGAAGGACTCGCCGGACCGGTTGAGTGCGGCGCTGGTCGCCGGTGACCTCGACATCGGCCCGATCACGCTGTTGGAGTATCTGAAGCACGCCGACGAGCTGCTGCTCCTACCGGACCTGGCGGTGGGCAGTGACGGGCCGGTGCTCTCGGTCAACATGGTCTCCACCCGGCCGCTCGCCGAGTTGGACGGCGCCCGGGTGGCGCTCGGCTCGACCTCGCGGACCGGGGTGATGACGGCTCAGCTGCTGCTCGCCGAGGAGTACGGCGTGCGCCCCGAGTACTTCCGCTGCCCGCCGGATCTGACCCAGATGCTGCTGGAGGCCGACGCGGCCGTGCTGATCGGGGACGTGGCGCTGCGGGCGTACTACGAGGCGCCGCAGAAGGGCCTCACGGTCACCGACCTTGGGCAGGCGTGGCGGGAGTGGACCGGGCTGCCGATGGTCTTCGCCGTCTGGGCGGTTCGCCGCGACTTCGCCGCCGCCCACCCGGGTCTGGTCAAGGAGGTGCACGAGGCTTTCCTGCGCTCGCGGGACCTCTGCCTGGCCGAGCTGGACCAGGTCGCCGAGGCGGCGGCCCGCTGGGAAGCCTTCGATGCCCAGACGCTGGCCACGTACTTCCGGACCCTCGACTTCTCGCTCGGTGACCGGCAGGTCGCCGGGCTCCGCGAGTGGGCCCGGCGGGCCGCTGGCATCGGCGCGGCCCCGGCACTGCCGGACGGTGGCCCGGAGTTCTTCGCCGGCTGA
- the paaA gene encoding 1,2-phenylacetyl-CoA epoxidase subunit PaaA has translation MYGNDFSAPDEAPGGLLGEVEAAEAELRAAAARGRRGGPAPDEDLAAYFAEVVDAEQKVEPRDWMPEAYRRTLIRQIAQHAHSEIIGMQPEGNWISRAPSLKRKAILLAKVQDEAGHGLYLYAAAETLGISRDELVQMLLDGRQKYSSIFNYPTLSWADVGAIGWLVDGAAIVNQVPLCRCSYGPYARAMIRVCKEESFHQRQGYEILHTLAHGTPAQREMAQDAVNRWWYPSLAMFGPPDANSPHSAQSMAWKIKRFSNDDLRQRFVDMCVQQAEILGLRIPDDDLRWNDERQAYDYTQPDYDELMRVISGDGPCNRERMAHRRAAHADGAWVREAAAAYAAKRAGQKETVAA, from the coding sequence ATGTATGGCAACGACTTCTCCGCCCCGGACGAGGCGCCCGGTGGTCTGCTGGGCGAGGTCGAGGCCGCCGAGGCCGAGCTGCGCGCGGCGGCGGCGCGCGGGCGGCGGGGCGGGCCCGCGCCGGACGAGGACCTGGCGGCGTACTTCGCCGAGGTGGTCGACGCCGAGCAGAAGGTCGAGCCCCGCGACTGGATGCCCGAGGCGTACCGGCGGACGCTGATCCGGCAGATCGCCCAGCACGCCCACTCCGAGATCATCGGCATGCAGCCGGAAGGCAACTGGATCAGTCGGGCACCGTCGCTCAAGCGCAAGGCGATCCTGCTGGCCAAGGTGCAGGACGAGGCCGGTCACGGCCTCTACCTCTACGCCGCCGCGGAGACCCTCGGCATCAGCCGCGACGAGCTGGTCCAAATGCTGCTCGACGGCCGTCAGAAGTACAGCTCGATCTTCAACTACCCCACCCTCAGCTGGGCCGACGTGGGTGCCATCGGGTGGCTGGTGGACGGTGCCGCAATCGTCAACCAGGTGCCGCTGTGCCGGTGCTCCTACGGCCCGTACGCCCGCGCGATGATCCGGGTCTGCAAGGAAGAGTCGTTCCACCAGCGGCAGGGCTACGAGATCCTGCACACCCTGGCGCACGGCACGCCCGCGCAGCGGGAGATGGCCCAGGACGCGGTGAACCGTTGGTGGTACCCGTCGCTGGCCATGTTCGGCCCGCCGGACGCCAACTCGCCGCACTCGGCCCAGTCGATGGCCTGGAAGATCAAGCGCTTCTCCAACGACGACCTGCGGCAACGCTTCGTCGACATGTGCGTGCAGCAGGCCGAGATCCTCGGGCTGCGCATCCCCGACGACGACCTGCGCTGGAACGACGAGCGGCAGGCGTACGACTACACCCAGCCGGACTACGACGAGCTGATGCGGGTGATTTCCGGTGACGGGCCGTGCAACCGCGAGCGGATGGCCCACCGCCGGGCCGCGCACGCCGACGGCGCCTGGGTACGTGAGGCCGCAGCGGCGTACGCCGCGAAGCGGGCGGGACAGAAGGAGACGGTGGCCGCGTGA
- the paaB gene encoding 1,2-phenylacetyl-CoA epoxidase subunit PaaB, translating to MTSHSPLWEVFVRARRGLSHTHVGSLHAPDAELALRNARDLYTRRQEGVSIWVVPAVAITASSPDEKDAFFDPAADKVYRHPTFYEVPDGVAHL from the coding sequence ATGACGAGTCATTCGCCTTTGTGGGAGGTCTTCGTGCGGGCCCGACGCGGGCTGTCGCACACGCACGTCGGCAGCCTGCACGCCCCCGACGCCGAGCTCGCCCTGCGCAACGCCCGCGACCTCTACACGCGTCGCCAGGAGGGCGTGTCGATCTGGGTGGTGCCGGCCGTCGCCATCACCGCGTCCAGCCCGGACGAGAAGGACGCCTTCTTCGACCCGGCCGCCGACAAGGTCTACCGCCATCCCACCTTCTACGAGGTGCCGGACGGGGTGGCCCACCTGTGA
- the paaC gene encoding 1,2-phenylacetyl-CoA epoxidase subunit PaaC, with protein sequence MNGPFDFTLALADDALIAAQRLAEWTTRAPEMEEDIALANIALDQLGAARLLLSYAGELEGAGRDEDALAYLRDDREFRNALLVELPNGDFAVTMAKLFFLAAYQLPLYTALAGCADERLAAIGAKARKESAYHLDHGALWVKRLGDGTEESHRRMQAAVDHVWPYTHELFAADPAAPVDPAALRPAFDEVVGAVLAEATLTQPEGAWAPGGGRTGVHTEHLAYLLAEMQVLHRAHPGATW encoded by the coding sequence GTGAACGGGCCCTTCGACTTCACTCTCGCCCTCGCCGACGACGCGTTGATCGCGGCCCAGCGGCTGGCCGAGTGGACCACCCGTGCCCCGGAGATGGAAGAGGACATCGCGCTGGCCAACATCGCCCTCGACCAGCTCGGCGCGGCACGCCTGCTGTTGTCGTACGCGGGCGAGTTGGAGGGCGCCGGGCGCGACGAGGACGCGCTGGCGTACCTGCGCGACGACCGCGAGTTCCGCAACGCGCTCCTGGTCGAGCTGCCCAACGGCGACTTCGCGGTGACGATGGCGAAGCTGTTCTTCCTGGCGGCGTACCAACTGCCGCTGTACACGGCGCTGGCCGGCTGTGCGGACGAGCGGTTGGCCGCGATCGGCGCGAAGGCACGCAAGGAGTCGGCGTACCACCTGGACCACGGCGCGCTGTGGGTGAAGCGGCTCGGTGACGGCACCGAGGAGTCGCACCGTCGGATGCAGGCGGCCGTCGACCACGTGTGGCCGTACACCCATGAGCTGTTCGCCGCGGACCCGGCGGCGCCGGTTGATCCGGCCGCCCTGCGGCCGGCGTTCGACGAGGTCGTCGGTGCGGTGCTGGCCGAGGCGACTCTCACCCAGCCGGAAGGTGCCTGGGCCCCGGGCGGCGGCCGCACGGGCGTGCACACCGAGCACCTGGCTTACCTCCTCGCCGAGATGCAGGTGCTGCACCGGGCCCACCCCGGGGCGACGTGGTGA
- the paaD gene encoding 1,2-phenylacetyl-CoA epoxidase subunit PaaD has protein sequence MSAREAAANVVDPEIRVITIDELGILRAVEEDPASGRVTVTITPTYTGCPAMEVIRADIRRALTAAGHPDAEVRTVYSPPWSTDWISEAGRTKLAAAGIAPPAPAPAAGVVPLTLAVRCPQCGSPETEQISRFGSTACKALWRCRACSEPFDHLKAL, from the coding sequence GTGAGCGCGCGGGAGGCCGCCGCGAACGTGGTGGACCCGGAGATCCGGGTCATCACCATCGACGAGCTGGGCATCCTGCGGGCGGTGGAAGAGGATCCGGCCAGTGGCCGGGTCACCGTCACCATCACCCCGACCTACACCGGCTGCCCGGCGATGGAGGTGATCCGGGCCGACATCCGCCGCGCGCTGACCGCCGCCGGCCACCCGGACGCGGAGGTCCGGACCGTCTACAGCCCACCGTGGAGCACCGACTGGATCTCCGAGGCGGGGCGGACCAAGCTCGCCGCCGCCGGGATCGCCCCGCCGGCCCCGGCGCCCGCCGCCGGCGTCGTGCCACTGACGCTCGCGGTCCGCTGCCCGCAGTGCGGCTCGCCGGAGACCGAGCAGATCAGCCGGTTCGGCTCCACCGCGTGCAAGGCGTTGTGGCGGTGCCGTGCCTGCTCCGAACCCTTCGACCACCTGAAGGCGCTGTGA
- the paaE gene encoding 1,2-phenylacetyl-CoA epoxidase subunit PaaE codes for MTVTITRPVRRRPVFHPLSVAAVDRLTDDSVAVTFAVPEELRETFAFRAGQHLTVRRVTDDGADVRRSYSICSTPDDLARRGRLRIGVREIPGGAFSAFACGALRGGDTVEVLPPLGTFTTAFAPDRARHYGAVVAGSGITPVLGLVATALAVEPASTFTLVYGNRTANTVMFAEELADLKDRYPSRLHLVHVLSREQGESPLLSGRIDAERLGRLLGSIVPGDLIEEWFLCGPYAMVVDVRDVLTARGLPESAVHTELFHVDAPPEPVRRPVDQAGAGAEVTIVLDGRSSSFTMGRAERVLDAALKVRGELPYACKGGVCSTCKAKVVDGAVTMARNYALEPDELAAGYVLTCQSSPTTDKLTVDYDA; via the coding sequence GTGACTGTCACCATCACCCGCCCGGTTCGCCGCCGGCCGGTCTTCCACCCGTTGTCCGTCGCCGCCGTCGACCGGCTCACCGACGACTCCGTGGCGGTGACCTTCGCCGTACCCGAGGAATTGCGGGAGACCTTCGCGTTCCGCGCGGGTCAGCACCTCACCGTGCGCCGGGTGACCGATGACGGCGCGGACGTGCGCCGGTCGTACTCGATCTGCTCCACCCCCGACGACCTGGCCCGGCGCGGCCGGTTGCGGATCGGGGTGCGGGAGATCCCCGGCGGCGCCTTCTCGGCGTTCGCCTGCGGGGCGTTGCGCGGTGGCGACACCGTCGAGGTGCTGCCGCCGCTGGGCACCTTCACCACGGCGTTCGCGCCGGACCGCGCGCGGCACTACGGCGCGGTCGTCGCCGGTTCCGGCATCACCCCGGTGCTCGGGCTGGTCGCGACCGCCCTGGCCGTCGAGCCGGCCAGCACCTTCACCCTGGTCTACGGCAACCGCACGGCGAACACGGTGATGTTCGCCGAGGAGTTGGCCGACCTGAAGGACCGCTACCCCAGCCGGCTGCACCTGGTGCACGTCCTCTCCCGGGAACAGGGCGAGTCGCCACTGCTCTCCGGTCGGATCGACGCCGAGCGGTTGGGCCGGTTGCTGGGCAGCATCGTGCCGGGCGACCTGATCGAGGAGTGGTTCCTCTGCGGCCCGTACGCCATGGTGGTCGACGTCCGGGACGTACTGACCGCACGCGGGCTGCCCGAGTCGGCGGTGCACACCGAGCTGTTCCACGTCGACGCGCCGCCGGAGCCGGTCCGCCGACCCGTCGACCAGGCCGGCGCCGGGGCCGAGGTGACGATCGTGCTGGACGGCCGGTCGTCGAGCTTCACCATGGGCCGTGCGGAACGGGTGCTGGACGCCGCGCTGAAGGTGCGGGGTGAGCTGCCGTACGCCTGCAAGGGTGGTGTCTGCTCGACCTGCAAGGCGAAGGTCGTCGACGGCGCGGTCACGATGGCCCGCAACTACGCGCTGGAGCCCGACGAGCTGGCCGCCGGTTACGTCCTGACCTGCCAGTCCAGCCCGACCACCGACAAGCTCACGGTCGACTACGACGCCTGA
- the mqnC gene encoding cyclic dehypoxanthinyl futalosine synthase, which translates to MTVSREIDDILQRGADGGRITPEEALLLYTEAPFHALGEAADAVRRRRYPDNVVTYLIDRNINYTNVCVTACKFCAFYRAPKHKEGWTHPTEEILRRCGEAVELGATQVMLQGGHHPDYGVEYYEELFSSVKQAYPQLVIHSIGPSEILHMAKVSGVSLDEAIARIKTAGLDSIAGAGAEMLPERPRKAIAPLKESGERWLEVMELAHRQGIESTATMMMGTGETHAERIEHLRMIRDVQDRTLGFRSFIPWTYQPENNHLKGRTQATTLEYLRLVAVARLFFETVPHLQASWLTTGKDVGQLALHMGVDDLGSIMLEENVISSAGARHRSNLHELIGMIRSADRIPAQRDTLYNRLAVHHTQADDPTDERVVSHFSSIALPGGGAGKSLPLVDVS; encoded by the coding sequence GTGACGGTGAGCCGGGAGATCGACGACATCCTGCAGCGCGGCGCGGACGGCGGGCGGATCACGCCCGAGGAGGCGCTGCTGCTCTACACCGAGGCGCCCTTCCATGCGTTGGGCGAGGCGGCGGACGCGGTGCGTCGGCGGCGCTACCCGGACAACGTCGTCACGTACCTGATCGACCGCAACATCAACTACACGAACGTCTGCGTGACGGCGTGCAAGTTCTGTGCGTTCTACCGGGCACCGAAGCACAAGGAAGGGTGGACCCACCCGACCGAGGAGATCCTGCGCCGGTGCGGCGAGGCGGTCGAGCTGGGCGCCACCCAGGTGATGCTCCAGGGCGGGCACCACCCGGACTACGGCGTGGAGTACTACGAGGAGCTGTTCTCCTCGGTCAAGCAGGCGTACCCGCAGCTGGTCATCCACTCGATCGGCCCCAGCGAGATCCTGCACATGGCCAAGGTCTCCGGGGTGAGCCTGGACGAGGCCATCGCCCGGATCAAGACCGCCGGCCTGGACTCGATCGCCGGCGCCGGCGCGGAGATGCTTCCGGAACGGCCCCGGAAGGCCATCGCGCCGCTCAAGGAGTCGGGCGAGCGCTGGCTGGAGGTCATGGAGCTGGCCCACCGGCAGGGCATCGAGTCGACCGCCACCATGATGATGGGCACCGGTGAGACGCACGCCGAGCGGATCGAGCACCTGCGCATGATCCGGGACGTGCAGGACCGCACCCTCGGGTTCCGGTCCTTCATCCCGTGGACGTACCAGCCGGAGAACAACCACCTGAAGGGCCGCACCCAGGCGACCACACTGGAGTACCTGCGCCTGGTCGCGGTGGCCCGACTCTTCTTCGAGACCGTGCCGCACCTGCAGGCGTCCTGGCTGACCACCGGCAAGGATGTCGGGCAGTTGGCGCTGCACATGGGCGTGGACGACCTCGGCTCGATCATGCTGGAGGAGAACGTGATCTCCTCCGCCGGTGCCCGGCACCGCTCCAACCTGCACGAGCTGATCGGCATGATCCGCTCGGCGGACCGGATCCCCGCACAGCGCGACACCCTCTACAACCGGCTCGCCGTGCACCACACGCAGGCCGACGACCCGACCGACGAGCGGGTGGTTTCGCACTTCTCCTCGATCGCGCTGCCCGGCGGCGGCGCGGGCAAGTCTCTGCCGCTGGTCGACGTCAGCTGA
- a CDS encoding demethylmenaquinone methyltransferase has translation MSRTPQGQRASLDKQPHEVAAMFDGVAERYDLTNTVISLGQDRSWRRATRAALGLRPGERVLDVGAGTGVSTRELAQSGAYAVGVDLSLGMLYAGKRSRPEVPLLAGDALRLPFADASFDAVTISFALRNVNDTDAALRELARVTRPGGRLVVCEFSTPVNPVFRTVYLSYLMRSLPAVARTVSSNPEAYVYLAESVRAWPAQSALAGRVAAAGWGRVAWRNLTGGVVALHRGIRE, from the coding sequence GTGAGCCGTACCCCGCAGGGCCAGCGCGCCAGTCTGGACAAGCAGCCGCACGAGGTCGCCGCGATGTTCGACGGCGTGGCAGAGCGTTATGACCTGACCAACACGGTGATCTCGCTGGGTCAGGACCGTTCCTGGCGCCGGGCCACCCGGGCGGCGCTCGGGCTGCGGCCGGGCGAGCGGGTGCTGGACGTGGGCGCCGGCACCGGTGTCTCGACGCGGGAGTTGGCCCAGTCCGGGGCGTACGCGGTCGGGGTCGACCTGTCGCTGGGCATGCTGTACGCGGGCAAGCGGTCCCGGCCGGAGGTGCCGCTGCTGGCGGGAGACGCGCTGCGTCTGCCGTTCGCCGACGCCAGCTTCGACGCGGTGACCATCTCGTTCGCGCTGCGCAACGTCAACGACACCGACGCCGCGCTGCGGGAGTTGGCCCGGGTGACCCGGCCGGGTGGCCGGCTGGTGGTCTGCGAGTTCAGCACCCCGGTCAACCCGGTCTTCCGGACGGTCTACCTGTCGTACCTGATGCGGTCGCTGCCGGCGGTGGCCCGCACGGTGTCGAGCAACCCCGAGGCGTACGTCTATCTCGCCGAGTCGGTCCGGGCCTGGCCGGCGCAGTCCGCGCTGGCCGGGCGGGTGGCCGCGGCCGGGTGGGGGCGGGTGGCGTGGCGCAACCTGACCGGTGGCGTGGTGGCCCTGCACCGGGGGATCCGCGAGTAG